The genomic DNA GCTCGGTTGGATTGAGAGCGGCGACGGCATCGTCGAGGGTCGAGACGTTGCCGATGTTCGTCCGCAGCCGTCCGTCCTGCACCCGCCGGACGATCTCACCCAGTTGCGCACGATCGGACTCGACGACGAAGTCGACCGCCAGGCCGTCGGCAGGCCGTGCCTCCGGCGGCCCGACGATGGACACCAGCGTTCCACCGGCCCGGATCAGGCCTGCGGACCGCTTCCCGATGTCGCCGCCGATACCGTCGAACACCAGATCGACGCCGCCGATCTCTTCCAGGGCGTCGTTCTCGAGGTCGACGAACTCCTTCGCGCCGAAGTCGAGCACTGTCTGACGGTCGGCAGCGCGTCCGGTGCCGATGACATACGCACCGAACTCACGTGCGAGCTGTGTCACCATCGACCCGACTGCGCCGGCCGCACCGTGCACGAGCACACTCCGCCCCGCCTGAAGGCGGCCGTGCTCGAACAGTCCCTGCCACGCGGTCAGGCCCGAGATCGGCAGGCTCGCGCCCACCGTGAAGTCGACGTCGCCCGGCAGCGGCGCGAGGTTGCGTGCCTCGACGGCCGCGTACTCGGCCAGGGTGCCGTCGCGAGTCCAGTCCGTGAGGCCGAACACCCGCTGTCCCACCGACAGTCCCGTCGTGCCATAGCCGAGGGAGGTGACCACTCCGGCCAGTTCGTGCCCAGGAATCGATGGTGTTCGGTCGCGGTCCAGGCGATCGGTCCAGGTCGAGGGCCACGCCATCTCGGTCGGGACGAATCCCGACGCATGAATCCGAACGACGACATCGTTCAGCGCTGCCTGCGGCTCGGGCCGCTCCACCAGCGTCATCCCGGCTGTTCCCGCAGCCTGGTCCGTCACCACGATCGCTTTCATGGGAATTGTCTCCTTGGCCATTTGTCGCTTCGGCGGAAATGTTGCAGGAGTGGAAAGCCTGTGCGGCACCCCCTCGGCGGGGCTGATGGGACGCGGCCGGTCGATCTGGACGGCGCCGGTCGGACTGCTATTCGCTCGTCGTCATGTCTTCGACCTTAGGCGCGGAGCAGCCCAGGAAGGTGGTCCATTTCCATGGCGAGACCTTGGGCCACTCCGGGGTTGGACCTGCATGTCGAGTCGACCGGGCCGGGCCTGCGCAAAGCGCTGACGAAGGCGCTGCGGGAAGCGGTCCGCTCCGGGCACCCGGCACCCGGCACCCGGCTGCCTTCCTCCCGCACGCTCGGCGCCGCAGGAGGGCCTGCGGCGGAACATCGGGGTCCCGGTACTGCTCGCGACCGGAGGGGGCCTACCGGATCTGTCGGAGTGTTGAGTGCGGCTCCGGGAGCGCCACCGCGTGTCCACCGCGGCCACCCGCGGAAACCCGGTGGCAGTCGGACGGCGTCGGGCAATCCCCACCGTGACCTGGGTAGGGTCCGGCGCTTATGCGTTCTCTACGCGGCCCTCGCTACGGTGCTGTGACCTGCTGAAAAGGCCCTCCCGAGGGAGGGCCTGGCTTGGTGCGGACTGTGTGCCCCCGGCAGGACTCGAACCTGCGGCCAAGCGCTTAGAAGGCGCCTGCTCTATCCACTGAGCTACGGGGGCCGGGTGGTGGCCTCGGCGGCCTGGAGCCCTGGGACCGGGCCGGTCCGTGACCTTGCCGGGACAAGGATAGGGCTCCGATCGCCTCGACCCGGTTGCTTCACCTGCGTGGCACGATGTGGAGGTTCGGTGAAGCGAACCGATAATCGCAGGTGGGTGCGGATCTTGCACTGCTTTTGACGCCTGACGCCCCGGGTGTTGTGCACTCGTTATGCCTGCGCCCCACTCGTCCCCTCTGTCCCGACGGCGTAACCGGCGCGCAGAGGTGGCTATACGCTTCAAAATGGCGCCAAAATTGGGCATTCTTCGCATGTGGTGACCATGGACGTACGGCCTCAGCTCATCGACGCACTTTCCGCCCTGCGCGACCGTGTCGCTGCCGTGCGTCTGCCACTCCCGCTTCCGGGGGCGGCACGTGCCAGTCAGACCAGGGTGGAGCTGCTCGCGCAGCTCGACGACTACCTGCTTCCCCGACTGAAGGATCCTGAAGCACCGCTGCTCGCGGTCGTCGGTGGATCCACCGGGGCCGGGAAGTCGACGCTCGTCAACTCGCTCGTGGGGCGACGGGTCAGCGAGGCCGGGGTGCTGCGGCCGACGACCCGGACCCCTGTCCTTGTCTGCCATCCGGATGATCATCACTGGTTCGCCGGGGTACGCGTACTGCCCCAACTGACCCGGGTCTGGCTGCCGCCGGAGGAGTCCGCGGATCCCGGCCTCCGCGACGACCGCGACGGTCTCGGCGAGGACGAGCTGGAGGACGGGACCGCGCTGCGGATCGAGACCGCCGCGAGTCTGCCGCGCGGACTCGCGCTGCTGGACGCCCCGGACATCGACTCGCTCGTCGTACGGAACCGGGTGCTGGCGGCCGAACTCGTCTCCGCCGCCGACATCTGGGTCATGGTCACCACCGCTTCCCGGTACGCCGACGCGGTGCCGTGGCAGATGCTGCGTACGGCAAAGGAGTACGACGCCTCCCTCGTCATCGTGCTCGACCGGGTGCCGCACCAGGTGATCGCCGAAGTGTCGCGGCAGTACGGAGCGTTGCTCACCAGGGCGGGTCTCGGTGAGGTGCCGCGCTTCACCATCCCGGAACTGCCCGAGTCGGCGGGCGGCGGCAGTGGGCTGCTGCCCACCACCGCGGTCGCACCGCTGCGCTCCTGGCTCGGCCATCGCGTCCACGATCCGGCGGCCCGCCAGCAGGCCGTGGGGCGTACGGCGACCGGTGTCATCGACTCGCTGGACGTACGCATGCCGGAGCTGGCCGGGGCCGTCGCCGCGCAGTACGCGGCGGCCGTGCGGCTCACCGGCGTGGTCGAGGACGCGTACCGGAAGGAGGGCGCCCGGGTGCAGCGGCGGCTGCAGAACGGGGGTGTGCTCGCCGGGGACGCCCGCACCCGGTGGCGCGGATACCCGCTCTACAGCTCCTCCGAGGAACTTCTCGACGCACTGGTGGAGAGCCTGGCCGCACTCCTGCAGTGCGCTGTCGCCGCCGCCGACGAGCAGATCCGCACGACCTGGCGGCACGAGCCGGCGGCCGGTGTCCTCGGGTCCGAGGCCGCCGGCCGCCAGGCCGGGGGGTGGGGGCCGGCCGAGGACGTCCGGGGCCGGATCGCCATGGCCGTACGACGGTGGCGGCGGGTGCTGGAGGAGCTGGCCGAGGAAGAGGTGCGCCGGCTGGAACGCAATGCCGCACCCGACGCCGAGACGGTCGCCGCACTGCTGGCCGCCGCGCTGCTCGGCGGACGGCGTGCCCGCAGCGCCGGGGAGCAGCTCGCCGAACGCATCGGTGTCCAGGGGGCCCTGCGACTGCGCGACAAGGGTGGCGCACTGCTGGCCACCTATCTCGACCGGGTGCTGAACGGTGAGCGGGACCGGCGGCTCGCGCCGCTCGACGCGCTCGATGTGACCCCGGAGCCGCAGGCAGAACTGATTGCCGCGCTGTCCGTACTGCAGAAGGAGAGGTGGCAGCGTTGACTGTCGTCACTGACCAGGACCACAGCCAGGAACAGGGCCGGGTGCGGGACCCGGGACCGGAGACGGACCGGGACGTGGACCGCGAGCCGCGGCAGGGCCGGACCGCGGACGTCGCGATCCGCAACGTCCCCGAGCCCGCCGGGCGCTGGGACGACGGGCTCATTGCCCGGCGCGCCGCGGCCGCCGCCAAGGAACCCTCCGGGAAATCCGGACCCGATCCCGATCCCGGCCGCGAGGCCGCCTCCGACGTACGGCCCCAGGTCGAGGCGTACGTACCGTCCGGCAGCCCGCTCGGGCCGCGGCTCGACGCGCTGCGTGAGCTCGTCGGACTGTCCAGGGCCCGGCTCGACCAAGCCACCCTGGCCGAGGCGGGGCGCGTACTCGACGAGGCCGCCGCCCGGCAGCGGCTCTCCTCCCGGCACACCGTCGTCGCCATCGCCGGTGCGTCGGGCAGCGGCAAGTCGACCCTATTCAATTCCCTCGCGGGCGCGCAGATCTCCGACACCGGGCTGCGACGGCCGACCACCGCCGCGCCCATCGCCTGCTCCTGGACCGACGGCGCCGCCGGGCTGCTGGACCGGCTCGCCGTTCCCGGGCGGCTCAGGCGCAGGCCGTACCAGGGTGGTACGGAAGCGGACGAGGCGCTTCAGGGGCTCGTTCTCGTCGATCTGCCCGACCACGACTCGGCGGCGACCGGGCACCGCGAGCAGGTGGACCGGGTGCTTGCGCTGGTCGATGCGGTGATCTGGGTCGTGGATCCGGAGAAGTACGCGGACGCGGCTCTGCACGAGCGCTATCTGCGGCCGCTGGCCGGGCATGCGGAGGTCACGTTCGTCGTGCTCAACCAGGTGGACCGGCTGCCCGGTGACGCCGCCGACCAGGTTCTCGACGATCTGCGCCGACTGCTCGACGAGGACGGCATGGCGCTCGGCGAGCACGGCGAACCGGGCGCCACCGTGTTGTCCCTGTCGGCTCTCACCGGCGACGGGGTGGGCGAACTGCGTGAGCTGCTCGGCCGGTTCGTCCAGGAGCGCACGGCTGCGGCGCGTCGGCTCTCCGCCGATGTGGACGCCGTGGCGGCCAGACTGCGGTCGGCGTACGTCGCCGAGGGGCGGCCGGGGCTCGGTGAGTGTGCCCGTGAGGAGTTCGCCGACCGGCTCGCCGAGGCCGTCGGCGCGGCCGCGGCAGGTCAGGCCGCCGAGCGCGAGTGGCGCAGGAACGCAGGGCGGGCCTGCGGGACGCCCTGGCTGCGTCTGTGGCGCTGGTACGAGTCCACCAGGCAGCCGGGAACCACGGACTGGGCAGCAGCGCTGCCCGCGCCGCCGGAGGAGCAGCTCACCGCCCGGCAGCGTGTCGAGCAGGCGGTCCGCACGGTGGCGGACGCCGCCGCCGACGGGCTGCCCGGCCCCTGGGCGCAGGCGGTCCGCGAGGCCGCGATGAACGGGGCGGAGGGGTTGCCGGAAGCGCTGGACGAGCTGGCGCAGAAGAGCGGCACGACTTCGGAGGGCCCTGGCAGGGCCGTGGGGGAGGGGGAGCGTGCGGGCGAGGATGCGGGGCCCGGCGCGGCGCCCGTCGACGCCGACGGCGGGGCTGCGGTCGCTGCCGCGACGGCCGGTGGATCCGGTGTGGCACGGAGCGGGCGGGTGGCCGGCAGGCCGCCGCGTCCCGCGTGGTGGCCCGCCGCCGTAATGGCGCAGGTCTCCATGACGCTGCTGCAGATCTTCGGTGGTCTCTGGCTGATCGGCCAGATCGTCGGTGTGGTCGAACCCGGGCTGCTCACCGCCGCATCGGTGATGATGGCCGGCGTCGTCGGCGGGCCACTGGTCGAGTGGTCGTGTGCGGCCGCCGCGCGTGGGCCCGCACGACGGTACGGACTGGAGGCCGAGCGGCGGCTGCGTGAGGCGGCGGCGGCCTGCGGCCGGGCGCGGGTGCTCGATCCGGTGGCGGCCGAACTGGTGCGGTACCGCGAGGTGCGCGAGCGGTTCGTGGCGGTGACGGAGTTTTCCACAAGCGGCCGGTAGTCCACAGCCCCGAGCAGGATCCCCGCCTCCCCTTCAGCATGAGATCAGTGACCGCGCGGCAGCGGCCACGGGCGACGAAGGGGAGGCGGAGGCATGAACGAGACCGTGGTGACACTGGTGGGCAACGCGGCGACCGGAGTGGAGTTCCGGGAGACCGCGACCGGCGGAATGGCGCGCTTCCGCTTCGCTGTGACGGCTCGCCGTTGGGACCGGGAGAAGCAGTTCTGGACGGACGGGCACACCAGCTTCTACACGGTGTGGGCGTGGCGCACGCTGGCCTCGAATCTCGCGGGTTCGGTCGCTGTGGGAGAACCACTGGTCGTGCACGGTCGGTTGAAGGTGCGTGAGGAGGAACGGGACGGGCAGCGCCGGACGTTCGTGGACATCGAGGCGCTGGCGGTCGGACACGATCTGACACGGGGGACGGCGGCGTTCCGGCGGGTGGTGCGGGGTGATCCGACGCTGACGGCCGGCCCGGGCGGGCGGGGCGGCCAGGCGGAGGAAGAGGGAGAGGGGAACTCCGACCGGTTCGGGGGGTCGGTCGAGCGGAGGGGGCCTGTTGTGCGGTCCGCGAAGCGGGCGCAGGGGGAGCGGAGAGCGCAGGGCGAGCGGGGCGCGCGGCGTGGGCAGCGTGGGCCGACGGTACGTCAGGAACAGATCCCGGAGCTGGCGTCGGCGCCGTGACCGGGCTTGGGGGTACGGGAGTTATCGGCGATAACGATTCTGAGTCGGAATGGTTATACGAAGGTATGACGGGGGAATACGCATCGCCGCTTCCTTAGGATCTCCCAATACTCATAAGGAACTTGAGTCGGCTGGCGGGACAAACCCCACACGCGCACCAAGCGCGAGGATCCCGCCCGGAGGGGACATCCGTGTTTTCTGCTTCTTCAGCGACCGCTTCAGCATCCAGTGCGGGGACGAATCCCCCACGGAGACCGGGCATATCCCGGCTGGCCGCATCCGCGGTGGCATCCGGGCTCGTCATAGCCGCCGCTCTCGTCGGCACAGGCAGCGCGGCCGCCGACGAGGCGCCTCAGCACCAGGGCGGCGCGACCGCCGTCCTGGACGGGTTGAAGACCTACGACCGGGCAGTGCTCCACACGGACGGCAAGAAGCAGGAGCTGGCCGCCGGGCTCTTCGAGATGACCGTCGACGGCGGCGGCAAGCTCAAGACGTACTGCATCGACATTCACAACCCCACCCAGGACCAGGCGAAGTACCTGGAGACCCCCTGGAACCAGACGTCGCTCGGCGCCAACAAGAACGCGGGCAAGATCCGCTGGATCCTGCAGCACTCCTACCCGCAGATCGACGACCTCGCGGCGCTCGCCGAACAGGCCGGCACCGGACCGCTGACCGAGAAGACCGCGGCGGCGGGCACCCAGGTCGCCATCTGGCGCTACTCGGACAACGCCGATGTCGACGCCTCCGACCAGCAGGCCGAGAAGCTCGCCGACTGGCTGGGGGAGCACGCCGAGGACGTCGCCGAGCCCAAGGCGTCCCTCGCCCTGGACCCGGCAGCGGTCTCCGGCCTGTCCGGTGAGCGGCTCGGGCCGGTCACCGTCCACACCGACGCCGGCCAGGTCTCGGTGACCCCGCCCGCCGACTCCGCCAGCGGCGTCAAGGTCACCGACAAGAGCGGCAAGCCCGTCACCGCCGCCGTCAACGGCGCCGAGCTCTACTTCGACGTCCCGGCGGGTGCCGCCGACGGCACCGCCTCGCTGACCGTGCAGGCGACCACCTCGGTGCCGGTCGGCCGGGCCTTCGCCGGGGTGACCAAGAGCCAGACCCAGATCCTGGCCGGCTCCAGCGAGTCCACGGTCTCCGCGACCGCCACCGCGACCTGGGCCAAGAAGGGCGCAATCCCCGCGATCACTGCGAAGAAGAACTGCGCCAAGGGCGGCGTGGACGTCACCGCGAGCAACGAGGGCGACGAGGCGTTCACCTTCGAGCTGGCCGGTGCCGAGCACACCGTCGAGGCCGGACAGACCGAGACGGTGACCGTCCCGGTCGCCGAGGACCAGGCGTACGACTTCACGATCACCGGTCCCGGCGGGTTCTCCAAGACGTTCAAGGGCGTCCTGGACTGCAAGACCACCGGCAGCGGTACCGGCGGTCCCGACACCCAGACCGCCGACCAGCCCGTCCCGGCCACGGCCGGCGGCAGCTCGACCGGAACCGGTGGCGACCTCGCCGAGACCGGCAGCTCCAGCGCCACGCCGATCATCGCGGGAATCGCCATCGCACTCGTCGTCGTCGGCGGCGGCGCGGTCTTCTTCCTCCGCAAGCGGAAGGCGCCGTCCGCGGGGCAGTCGACCGAGGGATGAGCAGAATGTGACAGCTGAGCGGCACATTGTCACGGTGTGCGGCTGACAGCCCCGGTACGCCCACGCGTACCGGGGCTGTCGCGTAACGGACGATCCGTGCCGGATACCGACGGCCGGACCGGTTCCGTCAGGAGACCTGCCGCATCTGCCGGCAACCCGCCCCGGGGCAAGTCCCACGACACCACCTGACGGAGCCGGCCCTACCGGTCCTGCGGCCGGACCCCGCCCTTGTCCACCACGGATCGCTTCAGTACGGCGTCGGCGTCCAGCAGGGCGCCCTTCCGGCCGATCTCCGTGTCCTTCGTCAGGAAGGTGCGCGAGCCCATGAAGGAGAGCCCCTTCGGGTTGAAGACCCACTCCGAGCGGGTGGCGTGCCGGGTGTCCTCACGGGCGATGCCCACCCCGTGGCGGCCCAGCGCGTCCACCGCGTGAGGGGCCTCGGTCACCCCCGGGATCAGCGCCGCGGCCTTGTACAGTGCGGCGGCGGTCTCCGGCGGCAGCACGGTCTCCCCGATCAGGTATCCGATCTGCTCGAACACCGCCTGGGCGTGCTCCTGGCCCTCCTCCTTCGGGGTGAGGGCGGTGAGGTGCGCGAGCAGCTTCTGCGGGTCGGTGGGCAGGGCGGCCAGCCAGCGGTAGGTGGGCCGGGTCAGGCCCTCCTGGGTGCCGTCGGTGTCCCCGAACTCGGCGTTGATGGGGAGGGTGTCCCCGTCCTGGCGGATGTAGCCGAGCTTCTTGAGCGGCCCGGGCTTCTGGGCGTACCAGATCTCCCGTTCCTTCAGCGGTCCCGTCACCAGCTTCCCGCTGGTGAGGTCGCTGTCCTGGACCTGGCTGCGCACATAGACGAACTGGTCGTCGCCGACCGGTCCGGCGTCGCTCTTCGCCGCCGCGTCCGAGATCCGGTTCAGCACCAGGGCGACCGGCTGGGCGTTCCCGGCGCGCGCCGAGGCGTTGCCGTCCGCCTGCGCCGCCTCCGGTCCGGCCGCCGGGTCGCCGCCTACCTGCGCGGTGTAGCCCGCGATCACACCGGCCAGGGCCAGCGCCGCGACCGGGGCCAGGAAGGACGGGCGCAGGAGGCGCGGGCGGGCGGGGCGGTCGGCACGGGCCGCGCGGTCCCGGCCCCTGTCCTGGCCTCGGTTCCCGGAGCGGTCGGTGTCGTCGTCGATCAGGTTCATCAGGCGTTCCCTGTGGTGCTCGTGGCGGCCCGGCGGAAGGTCGAATCCGGTGGCGGGCGGCAGCAGCCGCGCCAGCTCGGCGCGGTCGTCCCGGCCGTCGTCGGTACCCGTCGTCGCGGTCATCGCGATCCCCCCTCGTTGGGCAGGGCGACGAATGCCGCCCTGCCTCCTACCTCTCCGCGACCCGCGCCGGGTTCCCGCCCGGTTTCCCGCCGCCCCTGCGAAAGCCGGTCCTCCGCGAGCCGTTCGCCCGCCAGCGAGCGCAGCCGGGCCCGGGCCCGGGAGAGCCGGGAGCGTACGGTGCCGACCGGGACGTCCAGCGCGGCCGCTGCCTGGGCGTAGTCCAGCCCGGCCCACACGCAGAGCGCGAGCACCTCGCGCTCGGGCTGCCGGAGCCGGTCGAGCACCTCGCGTACGGCCGCCAGCTCGCGCTGCTGGTCCAGACGTTCGGCGAAGGCCTCGGCGAAGTCCTCGGTCTCCTTCGGCTTCGGCTGCCGGGCCAGGAACGCGAGGCGGCGGCCTACGCCGCGCCGGTGGTTGCGCGCCCTGTTGGTGGCGATGCCGAGGAGCCAGGGGCCCAGCGGCCCGCCCTCCGGATCGACCTGCTCGCGGGTGCGCCAGGCGACGAGGAAGGTCTCCGACATGACGTCCTCGGCAGCCGAGAGGTCGCCGGTGAGGCGGCAGGCGTGGTGGTAGACGGTCCTGGCGTACCGGTCGTAGAGGTCCGCGAAGGCCTCCCGGTCGCCCGCGCGGATCCGTTCCCGTACGCCGGGTTCCGCCGATGCCCTCAAGCCGTCCGGGGTGGCCCGGTCGCCCGAGTCGTCCGGTGGTTGCGCCGGTCGCGCCGGCTGTTCGATGTGCTCCACGCCCTGTACCTCTCCGCGACCCGCGCCGGGTTCCCGTGGCCCGCGTCACAGGGGCGGGCGACGGATCCCCTCCCCGTGACGCGGTGGCCGGGTCCCGCCCGGTGGACGATCCTGCCAACCGCCGCTCCGGTCGCCGGAACGGGGTGGCGGGCGAACTTCGACGGCACCGGCTCGAGGTTCGCCGTCACGGGACGACCGCCGGCGCGGTTGGTCCCTGCCCGGTGCGTGCGGGCGGGTTGTCCGTGGACCGTCGAGGGGGTCGGCGTCGACCGGCGACGACCGACAGTGACGGCTCCTTCGGGCTTGATCGTTCGTGCCACCCTGACGAGGGGGCTCCGAGGTTCCCGTTTCCTTCCTGGGGTGGACGTCAGGCAAGATGGGGTGTTTCTCGCCGAGCGAGGGCACAAAATAGCCCCTCACCAGCAGTTTTCCCGCCGATGAGGGGCCGTCTCAGGCAGCCTGGGCCGTCTCTGGGCCGTCAGCCGGGCGGAGCTGTCAGGCTCCGATTGCCTGGTGCTCGGCAGCGACCCGCCCCACACCGAGGTCGGTGCGCATGACGCCGCGCATCCTCTCCCATCGCTCCCAAAGGCGAACGAAGTCCGCCCTTATGTCGTCGAAGGATCCATCCGGATCCGGGTTCCCCTCCTCCAGATACATGGTCCGCCGGTAGACCTCAGACAGTGCCGTGGTCATCTCATCCAGCTCGGCCAGAACAGCTGTGGACGCGATGAGCTGAGCCTCAGCGAAAACCGAGTGGTGATCGCGTCGGGCCTCCTCGACCACCTCCCGAGCTTCCGGTGTGACGGCTCCCTTGTGCACGGTCCACAGGAAGTTCATGAGGTGCGTCCGGTAGCGCCGAAGGGAAGCGTTGACCTGCATGTAGCCGTCTCGTCGACGGTTTAGCTCGGCTACCCGCTGCTCACGACGCCACTGTGCTTCAGACACCTGCTGCTGACGCTCGAACTGTTCTGATTGGACGCGGCCGAGCAGGCGTTGCGACAGAACGGAGGCGATGAGCGTCCCTGTCACACCGACCACCGCAGCAGCTAACCCGATGAGCGCGCTTCCCATGGAGTCCCCCTGGCTGATTGCGAGAGTCACGTCGGTGGCATCCTGCCCGTGATGCGGTGGGGGATGTCCCACCGCGCCGTAGTTCCATGACTCCCCAGTGCGCGGCCTCAGCGGGGGGAGTACAGAACAGCCCCTCACCAGCAGGATTCCCGCCGATGAGGGGCTGTCTCAGGCAGCCTGGGTAGCAGGGCCGTCGTGAGCGTGGCCGGCGGCCCGGTACATCGCGGAGATGGCTTTTCGAGTCCGCGTCTCGCTGCTCGGCATGAGGTGCGTGTACACCCGGAGCGTGAAGCCCGGATCACTGTGCCCGAGGTAGAGACTCAGCGCCTTGATGTTCTCGCCTCCGTCCAGGAGGACCGAGGCGTAGAAGTGCCGCAGTGCGTGCATCCCGTGCTCGCGGGCCGCGGCGTAACGGTGCCCCTTCTCGGGCACCGGGATGACCCCGGCGGACGCGAGCGCTGGCTTCCATGTTTGGTCGTTGAAAGCGTTGCTCCAGAGCGGTGTGCCGGCAGCAGCAGTGAAGATCAGCCGGTGCGTCACCTTCGGCCCGCTCGGCGTCAACCACGGCAAGGTGACCTCGACCGGTGGGATGCTTCTCATGTGCTCCCGGAGGGCCGCCGAAACCTCAGGATCGAGCGGCACGTCCCGGACCTTCCCGCGCTTGGGAGGGGCGAAGACCAGGCCGCCACGTACCTTCTTGACCTGTTGGCGCACATAGAGCCAGCCGAGATCCCCGATGTTGTCGACCGCAAGCCCGCAGATCTCCCCTTGGCGGAGACCGCATCCGGCACCGACGTCCGCCATGGCTTGGAACCGCTCAGGCAGGCCCGCACGCACTCCGAAGACTTGCGAGGCGGACCAGGGGTGCAACCGAGTTGGCGCCGGCCGAGGAGCCTTGACTGAGCGGGCTCGGCACGGGTTGGAGGCGAGTAGCCGATCGTCCACGGCAGCGTTCAGCACTGAGGACACCGCG from Streptomyces sp. NBC_01707 includes the following:
- a CDS encoding NADP-dependent oxidoreductase: MKAIVVTDQAAGTAGMTLVERPEPQAALNDVVVRIHASGFVPTEMAWPSTWTDRLDRDRTPSIPGHELAGVVTSLGYGTTGLSVGQRVFGLTDWTRDGTLAEYAAVEARNLAPLPGDVDFTVGASLPISGLTAWQGLFEHGRLQAGRSVLVHGAAGAVGSMVTQLAREFGAYVIGTGRAADRQTVLDFGAKEFVDLENDALEEIGGVDLVFDGIGGDIGKRSAGLIRAGGTLVSIVGPPEARPADGLAVDFVVESDRAQLGEIVRRVQDGRLRTNIGNVSTLDDAVAALNPTERRKGKTIIRVRP
- a CDS encoding dynamin family protein; protein product: MDVRPQLIDALSALRDRVAAVRLPLPLPGAARASQTRVELLAQLDDYLLPRLKDPEAPLLAVVGGSTGAGKSTLVNSLVGRRVSEAGVLRPTTRTPVLVCHPDDHHWFAGVRVLPQLTRVWLPPEESADPGLRDDRDGLGEDELEDGTALRIETAASLPRGLALLDAPDIDSLVVRNRVLAAELVSAADIWVMVTTASRYADAVPWQMLRTAKEYDASLVIVLDRVPHQVIAEVSRQYGALLTRAGLGEVPRFTIPELPESAGGGSGLLPTTAVAPLRSWLGHRVHDPAARQQAVGRTATGVIDSLDVRMPELAGAVAAQYAAAVRLTGVVEDAYRKEGARVQRRLQNGGVLAGDARTRWRGYPLYSSSEELLDALVESLAALLQCAVAAADEQIRTTWRHEPAAGVLGSEAAGRQAGGWGPAEDVRGRIAMAVRRWRRVLEELAEEEVRRLERNAAPDAETVAALLAAALLGGRRARSAGEQLAERIGVQGALRLRDKGGALLATYLDRVLNGERDRRLAPLDALDVTPEPQAELIAALSVLQKERWQR
- a CDS encoding GTPase — translated: MTVVTDQDHSQEQGRVRDPGPETDRDVDREPRQGRTADVAIRNVPEPAGRWDDGLIARRAAAAAKEPSGKSGPDPDPGREAASDVRPQVEAYVPSGSPLGPRLDALRELVGLSRARLDQATLAEAGRVLDEAAARQRLSSRHTVVAIAGASGSGKSTLFNSLAGAQISDTGLRRPTTAAPIACSWTDGAAGLLDRLAVPGRLRRRPYQGGTEADEALQGLVLVDLPDHDSAATGHREQVDRVLALVDAVIWVVDPEKYADAALHERYLRPLAGHAEVTFVVLNQVDRLPGDAADQVLDDLRRLLDEDGMALGEHGEPGATVLSLSALTGDGVGELRELLGRFVQERTAAARRLSADVDAVAARLRSAYVAEGRPGLGECAREEFADRLAEAVGAAAAGQAAEREWRRNAGRACGTPWLRLWRWYESTRQPGTTDWAAALPAPPEEQLTARQRVEQAVRTVADAAADGLPGPWAQAVREAAMNGAEGLPEALDELAQKSGTTSEGPGRAVGEGERAGEDAGPGAAPVDADGGAAVAAATAGGSGVARSGRVAGRPPRPAWWPAAVMAQVSMTLLQIFGGLWLIGQIVGVVEPGLLTAASVMMAGVVGGPLVEWSCAAAARGPARRYGLEAERRLREAAAACGRARVLDPVAAELVRYREVRERFVAVTEFSTSGR
- a CDS encoding LAETG motif-containing sortase-dependent surface protein, with product MFSASSATASASSAGTNPPRRPGISRLAASAVASGLVIAAALVGTGSAAADEAPQHQGGATAVLDGLKTYDRAVLHTDGKKQELAAGLFEMTVDGGGKLKTYCIDIHNPTQDQAKYLETPWNQTSLGANKNAGKIRWILQHSYPQIDDLAALAEQAGTGPLTEKTAAAGTQVAIWRYSDNADVDASDQQAEKLADWLGEHAEDVAEPKASLALDPAAVSGLSGERLGPVTVHTDAGQVSVTPPADSASGVKVTDKSGKPVTAAVNGAELYFDVPAGAADGTASLTVQATTSVPVGRAFAGVTKSQTQILAGSSESTVSATATATWAKKGAIPAITAKKNCAKGGVDVTASNEGDEAFTFELAGAEHTVEAGQTETVTVPVAEDQAYDFTITGPGGFSKTFKGVLDCKTTGSGTGGPDTQTADQPVPATAGGSSTGTGGDLAETGSSSATPIIAGIAIALVVVGGGAVFFLRKRKAPSAGQSTEG
- a CDS encoding CU044_5270 family protein, whose product is MTATTGTDDGRDDRAELARLLPPATGFDLPPGRHEHHRERLMNLIDDDTDRSGNRGQDRGRDRAARADRPARPRLLRPSFLAPVAALALAGVIAGYTAQVGGDPAAGPEAAQADGNASARAGNAQPVALVLNRISDAAAKSDAGPVGDDQFVYVRSQVQDSDLTSGKLVTGPLKEREIWYAQKPGPLKKLGYIRQDGDTLPINAEFGDTDGTQEGLTRPTYRWLAALPTDPQKLLAHLTALTPKEEGQEHAQAVFEQIGYLIGETVLPPETAAALYKAAALIPGVTEAPHAVDALGRHGVGIAREDTRHATRSEWVFNPKGLSFMGSRTFLTKDTEIGRKGALLDADAVLKRSVVDKGGVRPQDR
- a CDS encoding RNA polymerase sigma factor, with translation MRASAEPGVRERIRAGDREAFADLYDRYARTVYHHACRLTGDLSAAEDVMSETFLVAWRTREQVDPEGGPLGPWLLGIATNRARNHRRGVGRRLAFLARQPKPKETEDFAEAFAERLDQQRELAAVREVLDRLRQPEREVLALCVWAGLDYAQAAAALDVPVGTVRSRLSRARARLRSLAGERLAEDRLSQGRRETGREPGAGRGEVGGRAAFVALPNEGGSR
- a CDS encoding tyrosine-type recombinase/integrase — encoded protein: MAGHIQDRWYKVITGPDGKTVKAKSDRFGTGLRYRARYIGPDGTEKSKSFPDKQKRLADLWLTNIEADMARGQYIDPQASRTTFRDYAERWIAALTTDLSSRAAVEGRLRLHALPYLGGRPIGSFQAEHIRDWSRQLEETVGSASYRRLIFDAVSSVLNAAVDDRLLASNPCRARSVKAPRPAPTRLHPWSASQVFGVRAGLPERFQAMADVGAGCGLRQGEICGLAVDNIGDLGWLYVRQQVKKVRGGLVFAPPKRGKVRDVPLDPEVSAALREHMRSIPPVEVTLPWLTPSGPKVTHRLIFTAAAGTPLWSNAFNDQTWKPALASAGVIPVPEKGHRYAAAREHGMHALRHFYASVLLDGGENIKALSLYLGHSDPGFTLRVYTHLMPSSETRTRKAISAMYRAAGHAHDGPATQAA